From Grus americana isolate bGruAme1 chromosome 22, bGruAme1.mat, whole genome shotgun sequence, the proteins below share one genomic window:
- the PLXDC1 gene encoding plexin domain-containing protein 1 has protein sequence MRWGGLILLCLLRGVLGAPGPRGAGRPPGSPAVGEGRRRARETSPGTEGTRSISQDLVGGSLAIDTLPANETRIVEDNHSYYVSRIYGPGDARLRGLWVDMAAANRSQVKIHGILSNTHRQASRIVLSFDFPFYGHLLRQVTIATGGFIFMGDVIHRMLTATQYVAPLMANFNPSYSRNSTVQYLDNGTVFVVQWDKVYLQGKEDMGSFTFQAALHSTGRIVFGYKEIPVPVLQISATQHPVKAGLSDAFMILNPSPDVPESRRRTIYEYHRVELDTSKITNMSAVEFTPLPTCLQHQSCEMCVTSELTFNCSWCHVLQRCSSGFDRYREEWLSYGCGQKSDETCEDLAEGDRYSAAPDSSFSPLDEDVATSTSSLFIDSLTTEDDTKLNQYAGSDGIGSSLPSKKAGAPIHTGTIVGIVLAVLLIAAIILAGIYINSHPTSNAALFFIERRPHHWPAMKFRNHTNHATYSEVEPASQEKEGFVEAEQC, from the exons ATGCGCTGggggggcctgatcctgctctgcctgctgcgcGGGGTGCTGGGCGCGCCGGGCCCGCGGGGCGCAG GACGCCCCCCCGGGAGCCCAGCGGTAGGCGAAGGGCGTCGGAGAGCTCGGGAGACCTCGCCGGGGACCGAGGGGACTCGTAGCATCAGCCAGGACCTGGTGGGGGGCAGCCTGGCCATCGACACGCTGCCGGCCAACGAGACGCGGATCGTG GAGGACAACCACAGCTACTACGTGTCGCGGATCTACGGGCCGGGGGACGCCCGTCTGAGGGGGCTGTGGGTCGACATGGCAGCGGCCAACAGGAGCCAAGTGAAGATCCACGGGATCCTCTCCAACACGCACCGGCAGGCTTCG AGAATCGTCCTCTCCTTTGACTTCCCCTTTTACGGCCACCTCCTGCGGCAGGTCACGATAGCGACGGGCG GTTTTATCTTCATGGGGGACGTCATCCACCGGATGCTCACGGCCACGCAGTACGTCGCACCCCTCATGGCCAACTTCAACCCTAGCTACTCCCGCAACTCCACCGTCCAGTACTTGGACAACG GGACGGTTTTTGTGGTGCAGTGGGACAAGGTCTACCTTCAGGGGAAGGAGGACATGGGCAGCTTCACCTTCCAGGCGGCCCTGCACAGCACCGGGAGAATCGTCTTTGGGTACAAGGAG ATCCCCGTGCCGGTCCTACAGATCAGTGCCACCCAGCACCCCGTGAAAGCTGGCCTCTCCGATGCCTTCATGATCCTCAACCCATCTCCCGATGTGCCTG AGTCCCGCCGTCGGACCATCTACGAATACCATCGCGTGGAGCTGGACACCAGCAAGATCACCAACATGTCAGCCGTGGAGTTCACCCCGCTGCCCA CTTGTCTCCAGCATCAGAGCTGTGAAATGTGTGTGACCTCGGAGCTGACCTTCAACTGCAGCTGGTGTCACGTCCTGCAGAG ATGTTCCAGCGGCTTTGACCGATACCGTGAGGAGTGGCTGTCCTACGGCTGCGGCCAGAAG TCAGATGAGACCTGTGAGGATTTAGCAGAAGGCGACCGCTATTCAGCAGCTCCTGACAGCTCTTTCTCGCCGCTGGATGAGGATGTCGCCACCTCCACGTCCTCGCTCTTCATTGACAGCCTCACTACGGAAG atGATACGAAGCTCAATCAGTATGCGGGAAGCGATG gcatAGGAAGCAGTCTTCCTTCCAAGAAAGCAGGCGCCCCGATTCACACGGGTACTATTGTGGGGATCGTTCTGGCTGTGTTGCTCATCGCAGCCATTATCCTTGCTGGAATTTACATCAACAGCCACCCCACCTCCAACGCTGCCCTGTTCTTCATCGAG CGAAGGCCACATCACTGGCCTGCCATGAAATTCCGAAATCACACCAACCACGCAACGTACTCGGAGGTGGAGCCAGCcagccaggagaaggaaggCTTTGTCGAAGCAGAACAGTGCTGA